The sequence CTCAACGCATTGACGCGAGAATGAGCACGTCGTTGTACGCTTCAGCCACTTCGACTACTGTGACGGAACCCTCAGCTTTAACTTTCGGCTTTATTACCCGCCGAGCCTCAAGGTCGATCCCCTCCCATACGTACCCCGACGGGTCTACGGCTAGCTTGATCCGCCAGGCGTACGGCGCGTACACGGCCAGCCCATCCCTCCCCTTAGCTACCCTGACTCCGGGTTGACTGTCGATGAGCAACTCGTTCGCGGGGTTCATTTCGTATAGCCTGTACTTTTCGAAGATCCACTTCGCGTAGGCTGCGTCGGATGCTCCGGGGAAGGATAGCACGACCCTCCAATCGAACGAGGCTCCCCAGATCCTCTCGTCGGGGAAAGTGTAGCCCGTCTTATGCCAGTTCCAGATGCCGAGCGCCCCGTAGGCTACGCCCGCCTTAGCCCCAGATAGTAGGCTCCACCACACAGCTCTTCTCACGTCGGCGCGCGTGAACCTGCCGTACCTGCCGAACCAGCCCATCCCCTCGTAGCAGGGCTCGCCGTTGACGATCGGCCGCTTGAAGGGCATCGCCGTGAACCGCTCCGCCAGCTCGTAGGCCAGGTAGAAGAAGTAGGAGCCATCCCTGAGAAAGTAGTCCCTTGTTTCCGAGATCTTCACTCCCACGAGCTCGTTGGGGAAGAGCGGAATATAAGGTATAAGGCTGCCCACAGATCGGGGGGCGAGCAATTCTTAAGGCTGCGCTGGTGATGCGCGTCCGTGGACGTAAATTTCCATGTGGAGAGGGTTCTGGGCAACCTCTTCCTACTCAGAGTCGATGACGCGAGGGTGAGGTTTTTCGAGGCTCTCTGGGAGATACCGGAGGGTGTAACCTACAACGCGTACCTGCTCACGACGGAGGAGGGTGCGGTGCTATTCGACGGGTGGAAGCAGGAGTTCAGCGACGCCTTCGTTGAAGCGCTCCAGCGCTTGATCGATCCCCGAGATATCAGAGTAGTCGTCACCCACCACGCCGAGCCCGACCACTCCGGCACAACGGGGAAGCTGGCGGAAGTCGCGCCGAGAGCGCTCTTCGTTGGACACCCGATCGCCGGTAGGATCCTGAGGTCCCACTTCGGGGTTGAGAGGTTCAAACCCTTAATGGATGGTGAAGCGCTGGAGCTGGGCGGTTACAGGATAAGAGCCGTGCATACGCCGTGGCTCCACTGGCCCGATAGCATCGTCACTTTCATCGATGGTGAGGGAGTCCTCCTTACGTGCGATGTTTTCGGCAGCTACTCCATACCACCGCTCTTCGACGATCAAGCGGACCTGGCGAAACTGTCCCGGAGCATCAGGAAGTACATCATAACGGTGATCGGGCACTACATCGACTGGATCCCGAAGGGCATCGAGAAGGTGAGCAAGGCCGTAGGCCAGCCGCGCATCATAGCTCCCGGCCACGGGGTGGTCTACCGGAGCAATCCACAGTGGGTTGTAGAAGAGTACCTCCGCGTAGCCTCCGGGCAGCCCGTAAAGGGCAAGGTAGTTTTGACCGGCTTAACAATGTACGGAAACGTGAAGAGGGCTATGGAGACGGTCAGGGAGGAGATGGAGGCGAACGGGTGGAGAGTCGTATACTACGGATTCAATGACAAGGAGAGGCCGCACATCAGCGAGATCCTGACCGACGCGTCCGACGCTGAGCTGCTCATCATAGGCACACCGGTGTACGAAGCACAACCACACCCGATAATCGACCACCTAATCAAGCTCATAGCCGCGAAGCTACCGCACAGGAAGTCCATGCCAATCCTGATTCTCGCATCGTACGGTTGGTCTCCCGGGGCGACCAGCAAGCATGTGTCAGAGCTCCTGATAAAACAGGGCTTCTCGAGAGTGAAGATCGTTGATTTCGAGGGGGCTCAACTAAAACCGTCAATCAAGGAGGAGCTCAAAGCTCTCACAGCGAGCTAAACCACAGCTACACCTTGTAACATTAGTAATATTATTAGGACAGACATCATTCGCACTGCGACTAATCATTCTTGTATGTTTCGTTCGTTTAACTGATGGAGCGATTCTCCCCCACGCTTGCACTGTATAATCATGATGGCCGCGGATATCAGATCTCATCTCGCTTTCCCCGCCCCCGCGTGAGGCGGTAGCAGCTTTGTTCGGATTAGAGTAGGTGCGTGTACCTGAACAGCGAGTCTGGAGCGAGGGTAACGATCGCGCCCTCCACCCGATCCTCGACCTTTAGGGCGGCTGCAATGTTTGCGCCCGTTGAAAGCCCTCCCAGTATCCCCTCTTCCCTGGCCAGCCTGAGCATCGTTTCTCGCGCCTCCTCGTAGCTGACAGTGACGATTTCATCGATTAGGCTCCTGTAGCGCTCGAAGATGCCGGAGATCGAGCTCGTCGCTAGCCCCTCAATGGGCTCGCCGAGGGTGGGCTGGCGCGTCTCGATCGGCGACCCCCTAGGCACCACCCCGATGATCCTCGCGCGAGCCCCTCTCTCCCTCAGGTACTTCGCTACGCCCGCTATCGTGCCGCCAGTGCCGATGCCCATCACGAAGGCTCCCAGGCGATCGCCCAGCTCGGAGTAGATCTCGGGGGCCGTTGTCTCGTAGTGGGCTCGGACGTTCGCCTCGTTCTCAAACTGGTTCAGATAGATTCCGCCGAGCTCCTCCGCCAGCCGCTTAGCCACGTTCACCGGGTGATCCGGGTGCCCCCACGGGACTCTACGTGCAAAGACCACTCGCGCGCCGAGCGCTTTGATGACTGCCACCTTAGCCGGCGAAGCGTCCTCCTCGACGACTATGACGGCTTTGTAGCCGAGCTGGGACGCGAGCCACGCGACCGAGATCGCGGTGTTGCCGCTAGACGCTTCGACCACCGTGCCGCCGGGCTTCAGCAGCCCCCTCCGCTCGGCCTCCCTGATCATGCAGAGAGCTATGCGATCCTTATGGCTACCCGTCGGGTTAAGGTACTCCAGCTTCACGTACACCTCAGCCCTCGTCAGCCTACGCAGTTTAACCATCGGAGTCCTCCCGACGAGATCGATCGCACGCTCGTGAACCATCGCCTTAATCAGTTTCCCGATCTTTTAACTGTGCGCCTGCCACGGGTTACTCGCCGTGGTCAGCCGGCAGAGCCCCAAGCGGGCAACGCTGGTCGAGCGCTGCGCGATTATCGGCTGCGGCTGGAGTCGATAGACGATGCCCATGGCCCCGTATCGCGGGCTATATAACCGGTGAGCCCCAGATGGGCCGGATGAGTGTGGAAAAGGTGGTTAAAGTGGAGGTGGCTGGCAGAGGGAGCGACTACCACGTGCGGACGCTCCTGTCGTGGCTCCGCGAGCTGAGGGAGTTCCTCCAGGGGGAGCTCGGGGCTCGGCTCGAAGTGTTACACAGGGAGGAGGACGTCGACTACCCGCTCCTGTACGTTGATGGGAAGCTCGTTTTCGAGGGTCTCCCGGGTGAGGAGGGCTACCTCATCGAGCTCATCGTGTCTGAGGTCAAGCGGCGGGGATCAGGCCGCTAGCCCTCAGGTGCGCTATCAGCTCGTGGTGGCTCTTGAAGACCATCGTGGTGTAGTACTCGAAGAAGGGGCTCCTCGTCTCGTAGGGGAAGATCGCGTAGACGTGCTTGTTGTGAGTGAAGCCGTAGTGGATCTCGTTGAGCACGCCCGGCGAAACGGCCGTCGTCGGGTAGAAGACCACGATCATGTCCGACTGGTCGATCAGCTTGTAGTCCCTCGCCACTATCTGATCGATGATGTCGCCCCTCGCCTCGAGGATCTCCTGGACGCTCAAGCGCACCGTGTAACCCCCAGCGTCAACCTCCACTTCCTGGCTTCCGCTCGACAACGCGTTCTCCGCCAACCCGATCAAGTTAGCTTCGTCAACCGCGATCGGGTCGAAGACGATCACCCCCTCATCCATCAAGGCTCTCTTCACTTCATCTTTCAGCTTGAAGTGCTCGGGGTTCCCTAGCACGTGCGTGATGGGGTAGCTCAGGTAAGCCTTCGGAGCCGCCTTATCACCCTTCGCCCTCCTCCTCTCTACCCTGTAGATCAGGTCGACGAGGAGGCTGGGCGGCTCCCTCCTCGCCAAGATGTAGAAGGGCTTCCTCTGGTACTCCGCCAGGATCTCGGTTATGAACGTCTCCTCGTCCCTCCATATCGCTATGTCCTTCAGCTTCAGCCTACCCCTCCACTGCGTCCTCTCGAGTCGAGCCTTGATTGCGTGCACGTTGTCCACAATGGTCACGTAGACGTCCGGGTTGATGCGGTTCAGGTAGTATAGGTTGAAGGCGGGCACGAGGTGCTTCTTCCACCGGAAGCAGACGTGCGTGCTGATCACGAGATCCTCCTCGCTGCCGGGCCCCCGGTAGCGCTCAGCCTCCTTCAGCAGCTCCTCGAAGGTCACTGCGCGCAGGTAGTCGAGGGCGAAGGGGTCCATGTCGAGGATCTTCCCCTCCGGAATCTCGATGCCGAGCTCCGCGCTCTTCTCGAACATCCTCTTCCCGATGTCCACTACCCTCATCCTACCCCCGCTCTCAGCTGCAGCCGCCTCTAGGTAGTCGAGCCTGCCGCTCCCGCTAATCCCAGTGGCGAAGATTATCACAGCGCGATGCTCAGGCAACACTACATAACACTTTCGCGCCACTATATCGCCTCAAGGTATTATGAGGCTCTCACAACCGTAAAACGCGGTGGTTCCGTGCGCTACGGAGAACTCCCCCCGCACGCTACAAGTAACCCGGGGATCGGTGTGGAGGAGGTAACACTCTTCGTAGACGGCGGGGAGGAGTCGAGGGAGGCGGAGGAGCTTCTCCAACGTAAGGGGCTGAAGTATAGGAAGATCGACGTCAGTTCCAACGGGTTGAGGGGGTGGCTCCTCTTCGAGTACGGGACAGCCAAGGTACCCCTGCTCGTCATGGGCGGAACCGTGCTCGTGGGCCTTGAGGAAATCAAAAACTTCTGCTCCAAGTAGCGCTAAGGTAGAACGTCGGCCGCAAAGCCTGAGCGGCGAGCCCAACCGATCGTTTCCGGGATTAGCGCTAATCCCGGTTTGAGTGCCGATCGGCCCGTTGAGCGCGGTCGATTTGTGGCCGAGAGGGTTTTTTACCTGACGCCTCTGCGCAGCCGTGTGGAGGAGGAATTAATCGCTAGAGCGTGGAAGTTCTTCCGTAGAGATCCAGCGGAGCTCCTGGGTTACGACGACGCGCAGGCTGTAGCCCTCGGCGGGCTTCTAGTTGTTAAAGTCGACGTTTTCGACGAGACGACAGACTGGCTCCCCGGGATGTCGATGGCGGATGCGGGCTGGAAGGCCGCGGTAGCGGCGCTGAGCGACGTGCTCGTCAAGGGTGCAAAACCGCTGGGGGTTCTGCTGGGCCTCGGCCTCCCCGAGGATTCGTACGACGCGGCGGATGAGCTATTCCAGGGGGTTGAGGAGGCTTGCAGGAGGATGGGGGCTCACGTGTGGGGCGGGGATACAAACCTCTCCGACCACCTCTACCTGTCCGTCACCGCGGTAGGGGTTGCCGAGAGGCTCGTGCCGAGAGGGGGTGCCCAGCCCGGTGACGTGCTGATGGTCGCGGGCTTCGGCATCCTCTCACCGGTCGCCTACGCCGTCCTGCTGGAGAACGCCCCCCTATGCCCCGGGGCCGAGGCTGCGATCCGCAGGGCTTACAGGCCCGAGCCGGTTGACGCTGGCTTCTGGCTCAACGTCTCGCGCTACGCTACAGCTTCGATCGACGACAGCGACGGCTTCGCCCTCTCGCTGCACTACCTGGCTGAGGCGAGCGGGGTGAGGCTGGAGCTGGACAACCTCCCCATGGGCCAGCAGCTCGTTGAGTGCGCTGAAGCGTGGGGGAGGGATCCGGTGGAGCTCGCTCTCTACCGCGGCGGGGAGGAGTACTCGTTCATCTTCACGGTACCACCAGACAAGGTGGAGCACGTGCTCGCGGAGGCAGAGAAGCGCGGGGTTAAGGTACACGTGATCGGGAGGGTTGCGCGAGGCACGGGCGTACACCTCAAGGGCTATGGGGAGGTTCAGAGGAAGGGCTGGAGCTTCGGTTCGTGGAGAGATTCCACCCGCTCACTTCTTATATCAGGTCAGGGTCTCCCCGCGTGACCGTCCCGCTCGATGAGGAGGAGTACGGGAGGTGGATGCTCAGCGCCAGGAGGACCCTGGAGTCATCGAGAAGGGACGCGGAAGCGGGCGACTTCAACTGGGCTTGCTTCAAGGCTCACCAGGCGGCCGAGAAGGCTCTCAAGGCCCTCCTCTGGGGGGTGGGTTCACCGGTCTTCGGGCACTCCCTCGTGTCCCTCGTCAACCGCCTGGCGGAGGCCGGCTTCGAGGTGGACGAGAGGGTGAGAGAGCTGGCTGCCAGGCTAAGCAAGTTCTACACTCCAACCAGGTGCCCTGACGTATGGGAGGAAGGCGTCCCCGAAGACTACTACACGCGCTCCGAGGCGGAGGAAGCTATAAGGCAGGCTGAGGAGGTCATAAGCTGGGTTGAGGCTAAGTGGAAGTCGTTAAGAGGAGGGTGAAGGAGCGCGAGGAGGTGGTTGAGAGAGCGCGCGAGTATGCGCTATCGCTAAAGGGTAGGTACTCGGTCTTCCTGGTCGGCTCGTACGCGAGGGGCGACTTCAACGTATGGAGCGACGTCGACCTGGTGGTGATCGGGGAGTTCGAGGGGGGAGTCCTCGAGCGGCTGGAGGAGCTTGAAGCGCCCCCGCGCTTCGAGGTAATCCCCCTGACTCCGGCGGAGGCCTTGAGGGGAGCCGAGAAGGGGAACCCCCTGATGGTGGAGCTAGTCGAGAAGGGGTTGACGCTGAGGGACGACTTCCGCATTAGGGACGCGTTGAGGGAGAGGCTTTCCTGTAGGCGTGGGAAAAGCCCCAGCTGCAAGGGATAAGCGGGGGTCGAAACCCTCCCCACACGAGCCGCTTCGCGGCTCCTGGGCAACCGAAGA comes from Thermofilaceae archaeon and encodes:
- a CDS encoding nucleotidyltransferase domain-containing protein; amino-acid sequence: MEVVKRRVKEREEVVERAREYALSLKGRYSVFLVGSYARGDFNVWSDVDLVVIGEFEGGVLERLEELEAPPRFEVIPLTPAEALRGAEKGNPLMVELVEKGLTLRDDFRIRDALRERLSCRRGKSPSCKG
- a CDS encoding FprA family A-type flavoprotein, whose amino-acid sequence is MDVNFHVERVLGNLFLLRVDDARVRFFEALWEIPEGVTYNAYLLTTEEGAVLFDGWKQEFSDAFVEALQRLIDPRDIRVVVTHHAEPDHSGTTGKLAEVAPRALFVGHPIAGRILRSHFGVERFKPLMDGEALELGGYRIRAVHTPWLHWPDSIVTFIDGEGVLLTCDVFGSYSIPPLFDDQADLAKLSRSIRKYIITVIGHYIDWIPKGIEKVSKAVGQPRIIAPGHGVVYRSNPQWVVEEYLRVASGQPVKGKVVLTGLTMYGNVKRAMETVREEMEANGWRVVYYGFNDKERPHISEILTDASDAELLIIGTPVYEAQPHPIIDHLIKLIAAKLPHRKSMPILILASYGWSPGATSKHVSELLIKQGFSRVKIVDFEGAQLKPSIKEELKALTAS
- a CDS encoding cysteine synthase family protein, whose amino-acid sequence is MVHERAIDLVGRTPMVKLRRLTRAEVYVKLEYLNPTGSHKDRIALCMIREAERRGLLKPGGTVVEASSGNTAISVAWLASQLGYKAVIVVEEDASPAKVAVIKALGARVVFARRVPWGHPDHPVNVAKRLAEELGGIYLNQFENEANVRAHYETTAPEIYSELGDRLGAFVMGIGTGGTIAGVAKYLRERGARARIIGVVPRGSPIETRQPTLGEPIEGLATSSISGIFERYRSLIDEIVTVSYEEARETMLRLAREEGILGGLSTGANIAAALKVEDRVEGAIVTLAPDSLFRYTHLL
- a CDS encoding HEPN domain-containing protein, with protein sequence MTVPLDEEEYGRWMLSARRTLESSRRDAEAGDFNWACFKAHQAAEKALKALLWGVGSPVFGHSLVSLVNRLAEAGFEVDERVRELAARLSKFYTPTRCPDVWEEGVPEDYYTRSEAEEAIRQAEEVISWVEAKWKSLRGG
- a CDS encoding glutathione S-transferase N-terminal domain-containing protein, with translation MRYGELPPHATSNPGIGVEEVTLFVDGGEESREAEELLQRKGLKYRKIDVSSNGLRGWLLFEYGTAKVPLLVMGGTVLVGLEEIKNFCSK
- the thiL gene encoding thiamine-phosphate kinase; amino-acid sequence: MEEELIARAWKFFRRDPAELLGYDDAQAVALGGLLVVKVDVFDETTDWLPGMSMADAGWKAAVAALSDVLVKGAKPLGVLLGLGLPEDSYDAADELFQGVEEACRRMGAHVWGGDTNLSDHLYLSVTAVGVAERLVPRGGAQPGDVLMVAGFGILSPVAYAVLLENAPLCPGAEAAIRRAYRPEPVDAGFWLNVSRYATASIDDSDGFALSLHYLAEASGVRLELDNLPMGQQLVECAEAWGRDPVELALYRGGEEYSFIFTVPPDKVEHVLAEAEKRGVKVHVIGRVARGTGVHLKGYGEVQRKGWSFGSWRDSTRSLLISGQGLPA
- a CDS encoding DUF4038 domain-containing protein; amino-acid sequence: MGVKISETRDYFLRDGSYFFYLAYELAERFTAMPFKRPIVNGEPCYEGMGWFGRYGRFTRADVRRAVWWSLLSGAKAGVAYGALGIWNWHKTGYTFPDERIWGASFDWRVVLSFPGASDAAYAKWIFEKYRLYEMNPANELLIDSQPGVRVAKGRDGLAVYAPYAWRIKLAVDPSGYVWEGIDLEARRVIKPKVKAEGSVTVVEVAEAYNDVLILASMR